The following coding sequences are from one Bradyrhizobium sp. 200 window:
- a CDS encoding YiiX/YebB-like N1pC/P60 family cysteine hydrolase: MGVMLDTIGQLIAGYLQKEVPGYEPFTPSDPEHLRGVIEPGDVLLVEGNNRISGIIKYLTQSTWSHGALYVGPVDGAYEPDGEPHVLIEANIGEGVTSAPLSKYYPYHTRLCRPIGLSYEDRTTVCRYAINRIGFGYDTKNIVDLMRYLIPLPVPQRWRRRMIAFGSGDPTKIICSALIAQAFDAVRYPILPKITRAASRKARREILHIRDSSLYMPRDFDISPYFEIVKPTIVHGFDYTALHWADKQKPLAEVAGEFSVFPEVKSPPLVPEEIDQEAPLPAEKVTIEEATIEEVTCETTIIERVTVSEHYLAVEYVPVRAPERRMKPRAPEPVA, encoded by the coding sequence ATGGGCGTAATGCTCGATACCATCGGCCAGTTGATCGCGGGCTACCTGCAGAAGGAAGTCCCGGGCTACGAGCCGTTCACCCCCAGCGATCCCGAGCATCTGCGCGGCGTCATCGAGCCCGGCGACGTGCTGCTGGTCGAAGGCAACAACCGCATCTCCGGCATCATCAAATACCTGACACAATCCACCTGGTCGCATGGCGCGCTCTACGTCGGCCCGGTTGACGGCGCGTACGAACCCGACGGCGAGCCGCATGTGCTGATCGAGGCCAATATCGGCGAAGGCGTGACCTCGGCGCCGCTGTCGAAATATTATCCCTATCACACCCGGCTCTGCCGCCCGATCGGCCTGTCCTATGAGGACCGCACCACGGTGTGCCGCTACGCCATCAACCGGATCGGCTTCGGCTACGACACCAAGAACATCGTCGACCTGATGCGCTACCTGATCCCGCTGCCGGTGCCGCAGCGCTGGCGGCGGCGCATGATCGCGTTCGGCTCCGGCGATCCCACAAAAATCATCTGCTCGGCGCTGATCGCGCAGGCGTTCGACGCCGTGCGCTACCCGATCCTGCCCAAGATCACCCGCGCCGCCTCGCGCAAGGCCCGGCGCGAGATCCTGCATATCCGCGATTCCTCGCTCTACATGCCGCGCGATTTCGACATCTCGCCCTATTTCGAAATCGTCAAACCCACCATCGTGCACGGCTTCGACTACACGGCCCTGCACTGGGCCGACAAGCAGAAGCCGCTCGCGGAGGTAGCGGGCGAATTCAGTGTGTTTCCAGAGGTCAAGTCGCCGCCGCTTGTTCCTGAAGAGATTGACCAAGAGGCGCCGCTTCCGGCTGAGAAAGTGACAATTGAGGAAGCGACAATTGAAGAGGTGACTTGCGAAACGACGATCATCGAACGCGTCACCGTGTCGGAACATTATCTTGCCGTCGAATACGTCCCGGTCCGCGCGCCAGAGCGGCGCATGAAGCCCCGCGCGCCAGAGCCGGTGGCCTGA
- the nikR gene encoding nickel-responsive transcriptional regulator NikR: MQRITITIEDELLDEIDAAAEARGYQNRSEIIRDLARAGLQQGAEDAVPSGQCVAALVYVYDHAARDLSKRLVQNFHGHHDLSLATLHVHLDDDSCMEVTALKGQSGEVRHFADHIIAERGVRYGRVVMIPTASDKKPKARKHGHHRD; the protein is encoded by the coding sequence ATGCAACGGATCACCATCACCATCGAAGACGAACTGCTCGACGAGATCGATGCGGCGGCGGAAGCCCGCGGCTACCAGAACCGTTCCGAGATCATCCGCGATCTCGCCCGCGCCGGGCTGCAGCAGGGCGCCGAGGACGCCGTCCCTTCAGGCCAATGCGTCGCAGCTCTGGTCTATGTCTACGATCACGCCGCACGCGATCTGTCGAAACGGCTGGTGCAGAATTTTCACGGCCACCACGATCTGTCGCTGGCGACGCTGCATGTCCATCTCGACGATGACAGTTGCATGGAGGTGACGGCATTGAAGGGCCAAAGCGGCGAGGTCCGGCACTTTGCCGATCACATCATTGCCGAGCGCGGCGTGCGCTACGGCCGCGTGGTGATGATCCCGACGGCATCCGACAAAAAACCGAAGGCGCGCAAGCACGGCCATCATCGCGACTAG
- a CDS encoding metal-sensitive transcriptional regulator → MRKDIKASCQKRLSRIEGQVRGLSKMVDEDRYCIDIVTQISAVRAALRRVEEEVLRDHVSHCVEHAITSGNKADQREKIAELMAVIGRSDR, encoded by the coding sequence ATGCGAAAAGACATCAAGGCATCCTGTCAGAAGCGTCTCAGCCGGATCGAGGGCCAGGTCCGCGGCCTGTCCAAAATGGTCGATGAGGATCGTTACTGCATCGACATCGTCACGCAGATCTCGGCCGTGCGGGCCGCGCTTCGCCGTGTCGAGGAAGAGGTCTTGCGGGATCACGTCTCGCATTGCGTCGAACATGCGATCACCAGCGGCAACAAGGCCGATCAGCGCGAGAAGATCGCGGAGCTGATGGCCGTCATCGGCCGCTCCGACAGGTAG
- a CDS encoding heavy metal translocating P-type ATPase: MNNNENADRNGATKKGACCGGHGHTGHDHASLSHHDHAHNASTVRDPVCGMTVNPATSKHRFDYRGETFHFCSAGCRTKFAADPVAYLEKDSRPKAAVPEGAIYTCPMHPEIRQVGPGSCPICGMALEPEVASLDASPNPELADMTRRFWIGLVLALPAVVLEMGGHLVGGHGWVDPTLSNWIQFAFATPVVLWAGWPFFVRGWQSLVTRHLNMFTLIAVGTGVAYVYSVVGTLAPGIFPATFRGHGGAVAVYFESAAVITVLVLLGQVLELRAREATSGAIKALLQLAPKTARRIGDDGADHEVEIDTLTVGDHLRVRPGEKVPVDGTILEGRSSLDESLVTGESMPVTKEPGSKVIAGTLNQSGGFIMRADKVGRDTLLSQIVQMVADAQRSRAPIQRLADQVSGWFVPIVIAVALIAFGAWAWFGPEPRMAFGLVAAVSVLIIACPCALGLATPMSIMVGVGRGAQTGVLIKNAEALERMEKVDTLVVDKTGTLTEGKPKVVAIVPADGFDESDILRLAASVERASEHPLADAIVRAARERNLDLGKVDEFDSPTGKGATGKVDGKTIVLGNANFLQSLGIGARSLNDQGERLRGDGATVINMAVDGRLAGLFAIADPVKASTPDALKALAADGIKVIMLTGDNKTTANAVARSLGIADVEAEVLPDQKSAVVAKLQKAGKIVAMAGDGVNDAPALAAAEVGIAMGTGTDVAMESAGVTLLKGDLGGIVRARRLSQATMSNIRQNLFFAFIYNAAGIPIAAGILYPAFGLLLSPIIAAAAMALSSVSVVGNALRLRMTRL; this comes from the coding sequence ATGAACAACAATGAAAACGCCGACCGAAACGGCGCGACGAAGAAGGGTGCGTGCTGCGGCGGCCATGGCCACACTGGCCACGACCACGCCAGCCTTAGCCATCACGATCACGCCCACAATGCATCGACCGTGCGTGACCCCGTCTGCGGCATGACCGTGAACCCCGCGACCAGCAAGCACCGCTTCGATTACCGCGGCGAGACCTTCCATTTCTGCTCGGCCGGCTGCCGCACCAAATTCGCCGCCGACCCCGTCGCCTATCTTGAAAAGGACAGCAGGCCGAAGGCCGCGGTGCCGGAAGGCGCGATCTACACCTGCCCGATGCATCCCGAGATCCGCCAGGTCGGCCCCGGAAGCTGCCCGATCTGCGGCATGGCGCTGGAGCCGGAGGTCGCGAGCCTCGATGCGTCGCCCAATCCGGAACTCGCCGATATGACGCGCCGGTTCTGGATAGGCCTCGTGCTCGCGCTGCCGGCCGTCGTCCTCGAAATGGGCGGCCATCTCGTCGGCGGCCACGGCTGGGTCGACCCGACGCTGTCGAACTGGATCCAGTTCGCGTTCGCCACACCCGTGGTGCTCTGGGCCGGCTGGCCGTTCTTCGTGCGCGGCTGGCAATCGCTCGTCACGCGCCATCTCAACATGTTCACGCTGATCGCTGTCGGCACCGGCGTGGCCTATGTCTACAGCGTCGTCGGCACGCTCGCGCCCGGAATCTTTCCGGCCACCTTCCGCGGCCATGGCGGCGCGGTTGCCGTCTATTTCGAATCCGCGGCCGTCATCACCGTGCTCGTGCTGCTCGGTCAGGTGCTCGAACTTCGCGCACGCGAAGCGACATCCGGCGCAATCAAGGCGCTGCTCCAGCTCGCGCCGAAAACCGCCCGCCGCATCGGCGACGATGGCGCCGATCATGAGGTGGAGATCGACACGCTGACGGTCGGCGATCATCTGCGCGTGCGGCCGGGCGAAAAGGTGCCAGTGGACGGCACCATCCTCGAAGGCCGTTCTTCGCTCGATGAATCGCTGGTGACCGGCGAATCCATGCCTGTGACCAAGGAGCCCGGCAGCAAGGTGATCGCAGGCACGCTCAACCAGTCCGGCGGCTTCATCATGCGCGCCGACAAAGTCGGGCGCGACACGCTGCTGTCCCAGATCGTGCAGATGGTGGCGGATGCCCAACGCTCGCGGGCGCCGATCCAGCGGCTGGCCGATCAGGTCTCCGGCTGGTTCGTGCCCATCGTTATCGCCGTGGCGCTGATCGCGTTCGGCGCCTGGGCCTGGTTCGGGCCCGAGCCGCGCATGGCGTTCGGCCTGGTGGCCGCCGTCAGCGTGCTCATCATCGCCTGCCCCTGTGCACTCGGCCTCGCCACGCCGATGTCGATCATGGTCGGCGTCGGGCGCGGCGCGCAGACCGGCGTGCTGATCAAGAACGCCGAAGCGCTGGAACGCATGGAGAAGGTCGACACGCTGGTGGTCGACAAGACGGGAACGCTGACCGAGGGCAAGCCGAAGGTAGTCGCCATCGTGCCGGCAGACGGATTTGACGAGAGCGATATTCTGCGGCTGGCCGCGAGCGTCGAGCGCGCCAGCGAACATCCGTTGGCCGACGCCATCGTGCGAGCGGCCAGAGAGCGCAATCTCGATCTCGGCAAGGTGGACGAATTCGATTCGCCCACCGGCAAGGGCGCCACCGGCAAGGTCGACGGCAAGACGATCGTTCTCGGCAATGCAAACTTCCTGCAGTCGCTCGGCATCGGCGCCCGGTCATTGAATGATCAGGGCGAGCGTCTGCGCGGCGACGGCGCGACCGTGATCAACATGGCCGTCGACGGCAGGCTGGCGGGATTGTTCGCCATCGCCGACCCGGTGAAGGCGTCGACGCCGGATGCGCTCAAGGCCCTGGCGGCTGATGGCATCAAGGTCATCATGCTGACCGGCGACAACAAGACGACGGCAAATGCCGTCGCGCGGAGCCTTGGCATCGCCGATGTCGAGGCAGAAGTGCTGCCCGACCAGAAGAGCGCTGTCGTGGCCAAGTTGCAGAAAGCCGGAAAGATCGTCGCGATGGCCGGTGATGGCGTCAACGACGCGCCGGCGCTTGCCGCCGCCGAAGTCGGCATCGCCATGGGCACCGGCACGGATGTTGCGATGGAGAGCGCGGGAGTCACGCTGTTGAAGGGCGATCTCGGCGGCATCGTCCGCGCCCGCCGGCTGTCACAGGCGACCATGAGCAACATCCGGCAGAACCTGTTCTTCGCCTTCATCTACAATGCCGCCGGCATCCCGATCGCCGCAGGCATTCTCTATCCCGCTTTCGGTCTGTTGCTGTCGCCAATCATCGCCGCCGCGGCGATGGCGCTGTCGTCAGTCAGCGTCGTCGGCAATGCGTTACGGCTACGGATGACGCGGCTGTAA
- a CDS encoding hydroxymethylglutaryl-CoA lyase: protein MTRVQELYPDNKIILREVGLRDGLQLVKTFPSTEAKQRWIRDEYAAGVRHFEVGSFLPAKTFPQFADVRDIIATVASLPGACGIALTLNERGANEALASGVAEVATVVSATEEHSQANANRSRESAIANVRRLCELRDASAHKPVVNSAISMALGCSIVGPVDPKEVLRLTEKLFEAGVDMVAIADTVGYAGPKQVGELTAAAVKIAGAKPICIHLHDTRGMGIANASAALDAGARVLDGSLGGLGGCPFAPGATGNVVFEDLAFLCESKGFKTGIDIEKLVAVRSILKSEMPGEALYGGLARAGLPRGTAARAA from the coding sequence ATGACCCGCGTCCAGGAACTCTATCCCGACAACAAGATCATCCTGCGCGAGGTGGGCCTGCGCGACGGCCTGCAGCTCGTGAAGACATTTCCGTCGACCGAAGCGAAGCAGCGCTGGATCCGCGACGAATATGCCGCGGGCGTGCGCCACTTCGAGGTCGGCTCGTTCCTGCCGGCAAAGACGTTCCCGCAGTTCGCCGACGTGCGCGATATCATCGCGACCGTGGCGTCGTTGCCGGGCGCCTGCGGCATTGCGCTGACGCTGAATGAGCGCGGCGCAAACGAGGCGCTGGCGTCCGGCGTTGCCGAGGTGGCGACGGTGGTTTCGGCAACCGAGGAGCACAGCCAAGCCAATGCCAACCGCTCTCGCGAGTCGGCCATCGCTAATGTCAGGCGGCTCTGCGAGCTGCGCGACGCCAGCGCGCACAAGCCGGTGGTGAACTCGGCGATCTCGATGGCGCTGGGCTGCTCGATCGTGGGGCCGGTCGATCCGAAGGAAGTGCTGCGGCTGACGGAAAAACTGTTCGAGGCTGGCGTCGACATGGTCGCGATTGCCGATACGGTCGGTTATGCCGGGCCGAAGCAGGTCGGCGAACTGACCGCAGCGGCGGTGAAGATTGCGGGTGCAAAACCGATCTGCATTCACCTGCATGATACAAGAGGTATGGGCATCGCGAACGCCTCCGCCGCGCTCGATGCCGGCGCGCGCGTGCTGGACGGATCGCTCGGTGGCCTCGGCGGCTGCCCGTTCGCGCCGGGCGCGACCGGCAATGTCGTGTTCGAAGATCTTGCGTTCCTGTGCGAGAGCAAGGGATTCAAGACGGGCATCGATATTGAGAAACTGGTCGCGGTACGCTCGATATTGAAATCGGAAATGCCCGGCGAGGCACTGTATGGCGGCTTGGCGCGCGCCGGGTTGCCGCGCGGGACGGCGGCAAGGGCGGCTTGA